The stretch of DNA ATACTCGGGATTAAGGGTAATCACCTGGCAGGCCCGGTTCCCCTGGTTGATGAAAGAGGCAATTTTCGCCACCGTATCCTGCATGTTCAAGCCGTCTATGTTAGCTCCCAGAAGATTGATGCGCACGCCGTATCCTCCTGTCTTGTACAGGCACATTTAATAAATATCCTGGCCCATGGCCAAGGGAAAAAGGGTTGCATGGTTTAGGGTTATTATGCTGTTTGCCCTTAGCCGTTATTTATGTTTTAACCGCAATGCAAGCAATCACTGCTTGCCGGATACCGTTAACCGGCAAAGATGGCGCAGCAGGTCTTCCTGCAGGTTGGCAATCATGTGGTTGAACATGCGGTGGGTTTCGTATTTGTATTCCATAAGCGGGTTTTTGTTGCCGTAGGCCCGCAGGCCGATGCCCTGCCGCAGTTGTTCCATGGCGGCAAGGTGTTCCAGCCAGTGCTTATCCACCAGTTGCAGCATCAGCAGGCGCTCTGCTTCACGCAGGGTGTCGCTGCCCAGGGCGGCCTCCCGCTGCCGGTAGAATTCTTCCGCCCGTTCCGCCAGCTCGTCCTGCAAGCCCTGCTTGCCCATCTCCTCCAGGTCGCCGGGCTGCAGGGTATGCCCGGGCAAATAAACCTCGTTGGCGTAGGCCAGCAGGCCCGCCAGATCCCACTCCTCAGGATGAACCCCTTCGGGGCAGTAAAATTCCACCGACCGCTGCACCACGTCCCGGATAATTTGCCGGACGGTGTCAGCCGGTTGCGCGCCCTCCAAAACCTGGCGGCGCTGCCGGTAAATCACCTGGCGCTGCCGGTGCAGCACATCGTCGTATTCCAGCACATGCTTGCGCATATTGAAGTTTTGGCTTTCCAGCCGTTTCTGGGCCGTTTCGATGGCCCGGGTGACCAGGGTTGATTCAATGGGCGCCTCCTCCTCCATGCCCAGGCGTTCCATCAGCCCTGCCACATGGTCGGCGGCAAACAGCCGCAGCAGGTTGTCTTCCAGCGAGAGGAAGAACCGGCTGGATCCCGGGTCGCCCTGGCGGCCGGCGCGGCCCCGCAGCTGGTCATCAATGCGGCGGCTTTCGTGGCGCTCGGTGCCGATAATATGCAGCCCGCCCAGTTGCACCACCTGCTGCCGCTCCGCCTCGCACTGCCCGGTGAATTGTTCCAGCAGGGCCTGGTAGGCTTCCTGGGCCGCCGCACCGGTTAACTGCTGCCGGCGCAGGGCGGTTTGCGCCAGCACCTCCGGGTTGCCGCCCAGCAAAATATCCACCCCCCGGCCGGCCATGTTGGTGGCAATGGTCACCGCCCGCAAGCGGCCCGCCTGGGCAATAATCTCCGCCTCTTGCTCATGGTGCCGGGCATTTAAGACCCGGTGCGGGATGCCCCGGCGCTTCAACAGGGCGCTTATTACTTCCGATTTGGCAATGGAGGTGGTGCCCACCAATACCGGCTGGCCGGTCTGGTGGCGGTTGGCAATTTCCTCCACCACCTGGCGGAACTTGACCGCCTCGGTTTTATAAATCACATCAGGTAAATCCTGGCGGATCATGGGCTTATGGGTGGGGATTTCCACCACCGGCAGGCCGTACACCTGCTGCAGCTCCGCCGCCTCGCTGCGGGCGGTGCCGGTCATGCCCGCCAGCTTTTTATACATGCGGAAATAATTCTGGAAAGTAATGGTGGCCAGGAGACGGGATTCCGGCCTGATGGGCAGCCCCTCCTTGGCTTCTAACGCCTGGTGCAGTCCGTCGCTGAAGCGGCGGCCAAACAACAGGCGGCCGCTGATTTCATCCACAATTACCGCCTGGCCCTCCCGCACCACATAATGCACATTGCGCTGCAGCAAATAACGGGCCTTGAGGGATTGGTTAAGATGGTGATTCAAATTAATATTTGCTTCATCATACAGGTTGTCTAAGCCCAACTGTTCTTCCAGATACGCCACCCCTTCTTCGGTGAGGGTGACGGTGCGGGACTTTTCATCTGTCACATAATGCACGTCCCGGGTTAAGCCGGCCACCAGCTTGTCGGTTTGGTAATATAAATCGCTGGGCTGTTCGGCGCCGCCGGAAATGCCGATGGGCGTGCGGGCGTCATCCAGCAAAATGCAGTCAACCTCGTCCAGCAGGGCAAAATTCAACTGCCGCTGCACCAGCTGGGAGGGCTGCAACACCAGGTGATCCCTTAAATAATCCACCGCAAATTCCTTGTGGGTGCCGTAGGTAATGTCCGCCCCGTAGGCCCGCCGCCGCTGCTCCGGCGGCAGGCCCTGCACCACCAGGCCCACCGACAGCCCCAGGAAACGGTACAGCGGAGCCATCCAGCGGTAATCCCGGTCGGCCAGGTAGTCGTTGACGGTTACCACATGCACCCCCTCGCCGGTAAGGGCGTTAAGGTAAACCGGCAGGGTGGCGGCCAGGGTTTTGCCCTCGCCGGTTTTCATTTCCGCCACCGCCCCCTGGTGCAGGGCCAGGCCGCCCAGCAGCTGCACGTCATAATGGCGCAGGTTCAGCACCCGGCGGGAGGCTTCCCGGCAGACCGCAAAAGCCTGGGGCAAAATATCCTCCAGGCTGCTGCCCTGCTGCAACTTTTGCTTGAATTCTACCGTTTTTTGGGCCAGCTGCTCGTCCGTCAGGCCGGCCATGGCCGGCTCCAGGCCGTTAATATCTTCCACCGTGCGCTGCAGGCGCTTCACGGCACGGGCGTTGTCATCCCACAAGTTTTTTAATATGCCTAACAAGTATGTAACCACCTTTCAGGATACTATGCTTAATTAAGGTTTTTATTGTCAAATGTCATTATAATATATATCACCGGGCATCACCAGTTTAAAATAATTCCATTGCCCGGCGGCAGCAATAAACCTCCCGGCCTGCGGGAGGTTTATTGCCGCTCCTTTGGAAGCGTTAATCAGGGTTTCTCTACCTTCACCCTTATGGTAATGCTTCTGCCGCCGTAACCGGCGGTAACCGTGGTTGAACCGGGGGCAACCAGTTGCAGCTCACCGGCGTTGACGGTCACCACCTTGCTGCGGTTGGAACGCCAGCGGGCCTGCTGGGTAACATCCACCAGCCGGCCGCCGCCGAAATCCGCCAGCAGGGTAAGGCCCGCAGACTGGCCGGGCAAGCCTTTAATATAGGTGCTGTCGGCAGTTAATTTTTTCAGCCGGGCCACCTCAACGGTGCACTGGGCGGTAAAGCCCCCGTCGGCGCTGGTGGCGGTAATCACCGCTGTGCCGGTGCGGCGGGCCTTGAGCAAGCCGTTTTTATCCACCGCCACCACCGCCGGGTTGCTGCTGGCCCAACTGACCGCCGGGTTGCTGGCCTCTGCCGGTTCGATGACAGCGGTTAACCGCACCTGGCTGTTAAGGGGCAGCAGCAGTTCCTGCCGGTCCAGGGTCAGGCCTTGTACCGGAATATGCCGGCCGTCCTGCACGGTTATTTCGCAGGTTACCTGTTTAAAGCCGTAATCAGCCGTTATGACGGCTCTGCCCGGCGCCACCGCTTCCACCTGGCCGCCCTGCACCCGGGCCACCCCTTCGTTAAGGGAAGCCCAAACCGCCTGGCCGGTAATATCCTCAACGGTGCCGTCGGAATAGTCGGCCCGGGCGGTTAAGGCCGCCCTTTGGCCGGGGCTGAGGGTCAGCGCAGCCTGGCTGAGCTGCAGGGTGCCGGTTAAATCCTCCATGGCATGGGCCTCAAAAACAGCGTTAGCCAAATAGGCATAACTCATCCAGCCGTAACCTTGCCGGCCCCAGTCTTTACCCCAGGAATTTATAAATTTAAAGGCGCCGTTGCCGTCTTTGGTGGGATAGTTGTCATCATAGCCCACCAGGCAAATGGCATGGCCGCCGGTAAGATCATGCGGCAACTGCCAATTAATATCCGCCAGGCTGATGACGCCTTCCTGGCTGCCGTAATATTTGCTCCAACCGGCTTCCCAGAACACCAGCGTCCCGGCCAGCACCGGCCCCTGCTGCAGGGCTTGCTTCACCCGCTGCGGGTCAATGCCGCCGTCAGGGTTATAATCTATCGTCCACCAGCTTTTGCTGCGGAAATGATAAGCCCGCTGCAACTGGGCCGGGCCGGGCCGGCTCAGGTAATCATACTCACGGTAAGGAAAACCCTGCAGGGTATCGCAGCCCTGTTGGCTAATCAACTGAAGTGCATCATAAAAGGTGGCGCCGTTATCCCGGCCGCCGTTAATCTGATTATAGATAAAGGCCGGGCTGAATAAATGGCCGGCGCTGTTAAGCCCCCACTGCCGCTCCAGGTTCTCCTGGTAGGACTTGTAGGCATAAGCAACCGCCCAGGCCACACAACTGCCCTGCCGCCCCTGGTCGCCCGGCTCGGGCAGCAGGGCGGTATAATCCACCGCCGCCGGCGGCTGCAGTGAGCGCAGGGTTTTGGCTTCCCGGGCCAGCAGGCGGCTTTTCAAGCCGGCCTCGGGAGAAGGTACACAGTTTAGGGGATAGGGCCCGTCGGCCGCCCGGGCAAGCCCCGGCAGGCCAAGCAATAAGATAATAGTTAACAGCCAGGCCAGTGCTTTCTGCTGCATTAGCAAAACTCCTTTACCCAAATGTGTTTAATGATAAAAATATACCAGCTAATTAACTGGCAGGCATTTTTTTACATTATAACACCGCCCGGAACGGACAAGCAATTGGCTGGCTACAGCTTTTGGCAAATTATGAACAAAAATGTAATATCATATCTTGACATGTTTTGTCGAATTTTGTATGATGACAATAAAGGTGGTGGTTGGTATCATCCAACCAACCATATTGCTGTTGATTAAAGTTTCCGTTGCCCTTTCTTGGCGGTCAGGGTAACGGGTTCAGTAAAGCCTCTGTGGAGGCGCCCCTGCCAAACGGCAGGGGTTTTTAATTTTCTGCCTTGAGAGGTAT from Desulforamulus hydrothermalis Lam5 = DSM 18033 encodes:
- the secA gene encoding preprotein translocase subunit SecA, giving the protein MLGILKNLWDDNARAVKRLQRTVEDINGLEPAMAGLTDEQLAQKTVEFKQKLQQGSSLEDILPQAFAVCREASRRVLNLRHYDVQLLGGLALHQGAVAEMKTGEGKTLAATLPVYLNALTGEGVHVVTVNDYLADRDYRWMAPLYRFLGLSVGLVVQGLPPEQRRRAYGADITYGTHKEFAVDYLRDHLVLQPSQLVQRQLNFALLDEVDCILLDDARTPIGISGGAEQPSDLYYQTDKLVAGLTRDVHYVTDEKSRTVTLTEEGVAYLEEQLGLDNLYDEANINLNHHLNQSLKARYLLQRNVHYVVREGQAVIVDEISGRLLFGRRFSDGLHQALEAKEGLPIRPESRLLATITFQNYFRMYKKLAGMTGTARSEAAELQQVYGLPVVEIPTHKPMIRQDLPDVIYKTEAVKFRQVVEEIANRHQTGQPVLVGTTSIAKSEVISALLKRRGIPHRVLNARHHEQEAEIIAQAGRLRAVTIATNMAGRGVDILLGGNPEVLAQTALRRQQLTGAAAQEAYQALLEQFTGQCEAERQQVVQLGGLHIIGTERHESRRIDDQLRGRAGRQGDPGSSRFFLSLEDNLLRLFAADHVAGLMERLGMEEEAPIESTLVTRAIETAQKRLESQNFNMRKHVLEYDDVLHRQRQVIYRQRRQVLEGAQPADTVRQIIRDVVQRSVEFYCPEGVHPEEWDLAGLLAYANEVYLPGHTLQPGDLEEMGKQGLQDELAERAEEFYRQREAALGSDTLREAERLLMLQLVDKHWLEHLAAMEQLRQGIGLRAYGNKNPLMEYKYETHRMFNHMIANLQEDLLRHLCRLTVSGKQ
- a CDS encoding Ig-like domain-containing protein, which translates into the protein MQQKALAWLLTIILLLGLPGLARAADGPYPLNCVPSPEAGLKSRLLAREAKTLRSLQPPAAVDYTALLPEPGDQGRQGSCVAWAVAYAYKSYQENLERQWGLNSAGHLFSPAFIYNQINGGRDNGATFYDALQLISQQGCDTLQGFPYREYDYLSRPGPAQLQRAYHFRSKSWWTIDYNPDGGIDPQRVKQALQQGPVLAGTLVFWEAGWSKYYGSQEGVISLADINWQLPHDLTGGHAICLVGYDDNYPTKDGNGAFKFINSWGKDWGRQGYGWMSYAYLANAVFEAHAMEDLTGTLQLSQAALTLSPGQRAALTARADYSDGTVEDITGQAVWASLNEGVARVQGGQVEAVAPGRAVITADYGFKQVTCEITVQDGRHIPVQGLTLDRQELLLPLNSQVRLTAVIEPAEASNPAVSWASSNPAVVAVDKNGLLKARRTGTAVITATSADGGFTAQCTVEVARLKKLTADSTYIKGLPGQSAGLTLLADFGGGRLVDVTQQARWRSNRSKVVTVNAGELQLVAPGSTTVTAGYGGRSITIRVKVEKP